One part of the Rutidosis leptorrhynchoides isolate AG116_Rl617_1_P2 chromosome 1, CSIRO_AGI_Rlap_v1, whole genome shotgun sequence genome encodes these proteins:
- the LOC139901574 gene encoding uncharacterized protein, protein MGDPGPFLIPCNVNGSEMLTSLSDSGASINFMPYSVYKRLGLGDLSPTTMGVKLIDQSINSSVGIVEDLIVEVGDMEFPIDFVIIDIKEDPVVPLVLGRPFLATAGSFFDFRTGKLTLQDKGKCMSIKIKRVKTPSIPLTTPQVVASMQCITSTRQVGSPTKGSGGLTKGI, encoded by the coding sequence ATGGGTGATCCCGGACCTTTTCTTATTCCATGCAATGTGAACGGGTCGGAGATGCTTACATCTTTATCCGACTCGGGGGCAAGTATTAATTTCATGCCCTACTCCGTTTACAAAAGGTTAGGCCTAGGTGATCTTTCACCCACCACAATGGGAGTTAAACTAATTGATCAATCAATTAACTCCAGTGTGGGTATTGTCGAGGACTTAATTGTTGAGGTAGGGGACATGGAATTCCCTATTGACTTTGTTATTATTGACATAAAGGAAGACCCGGTTGTACCACTTGTTTTGGGaagaccattcttagcaactgcgggttctttctttgactttagaacTGGGAAATTGACCCTTCAGGATAAAGGAAAATGCATGAGCATAAAAATAAAACGTGTTAAGACACCATCAATACCATTGACTACGCCACAAGTTGTTGCTAGTATGCAATGCATCACAAGCACAAGACAAGTTGGTTCACCAACAAAAGGTAGTGGGGGTTTGACCAAGGGAATTTAA